From one Magnolia sinica isolate HGM2019 chromosome 18, MsV1, whole genome shotgun sequence genomic stretch:
- the LOC131232497 gene encoding uncharacterized protein LOC131232497 isoform X3 has protein sequence MRVLSYKFHCPSFICFCKSSALPIFSPCPLKLENTHHVSSAPDAVGQLPDEKEKVEADKERVDGEVFEVEDDVDVEFLPKSSLKKPVSGSDPKEVEKGRVQWMDFLGKELVEIREFEPREEKHKFAKWREYCLYGLV, from the exons ATGAGGGTTTTGTCTTACAAGTTCCACTGCCCTTCCTTCATTTGCTTCTGTAAATCATCCGCTCTTCCCATTTTCTCTCCTTGCCCATTGAAATTGGAAAATACCCATCATGTCTCTTCGGCTCCTGATGCTGTCGGGCAGTTGCCAGATGAGAAGGAGAAGGTTGAGGCTGACAAGGAGAGAGTAGATGGGGAAGTTTTTGAAGTAGAGGACGACGTTGATGTTGAGTTTTTGCCCAAGAGCAGCCTCAAGAAGCCAGTGTCGGGATCAGATCCAAAAGAGGTCGAGAAGGGGAGAGTGCAGTGGATGGATTTCTTAGGCAAAGAACTTGTTGAGATCCGGGAATTCGAGCCAAG AGAGGAGAAGCATAAATTTGCTAAATGGAGGGAATATTGTCTttatggtttggtttga